One segment of Streptomyces sp. NBC_00576 DNA contains the following:
- a CDS encoding LLM class flavin-dependent oxidoreductase: MTADATPDATAATTPDATPDEIRGRTQGTAPVPLSVLDLVTVGSGHTATDALQTSVALSRLTESRGFHRYWVAEHHSMPGVASSSPAVILAHLAAHTHRIRLGSGGVMLPNHAPLVIAEQFGTLEAMAPGRIDLGLGRAPGTDGATAAALRRTERLNEGADDFPQQLAELTRFLDDDFPTGHPYHRIHAIPGPIQSTSPGGVQSTHRPPIWLLGSSGFSARLAGVLGLPFAFAHHFSAQNTVPALDLYRESFQPSDVLDAPYALIGVSALATDDENEARRQVLAMGLNMARLRSGRPGLFPAPEEAEAYEFSPMEREFVSSWMTNIVHGTADEVRTGLDDLQKRTGADELMLVSHAHRGELRLRSYELIADAYGLPTN; this comes from the coding sequence GTGACCGCAGACGCGACGCCGGACGCCACGGCAGCCACGACGCCGGACGCGACGCCGGACGAGATCCGAGGCAGGACACAGGGCACCGCCCCCGTCCCCCTCTCCGTCCTCGACCTGGTCACCGTAGGCTCCGGCCACACCGCCACCGACGCGCTGCAAACCAGCGTCGCCCTCTCCCGCCTCACCGAATCCCGCGGCTTCCACCGCTACTGGGTCGCCGAACACCACTCCATGCCCGGCGTAGCCTCCTCCTCGCCCGCCGTGATCCTCGCCCACCTCGCCGCCCACACCCACCGCATCCGCCTGGGCTCCGGCGGAGTGATGCTCCCCAATCACGCCCCCCTCGTCATCGCGGAGCAGTTCGGCACCCTCGAAGCCATGGCACCGGGCCGCATCGACCTGGGTCTCGGCCGAGCCCCCGGCACGGACGGTGCCACCGCCGCGGCCCTCCGCCGCACGGAACGCCTCAACGAAGGTGCCGACGACTTCCCCCAGCAGCTCGCCGAGCTGACCCGCTTCCTGGACGACGACTTCCCGACCGGCCACCCGTACCACCGCATCCACGCCATCCCGGGCCCGATCCAGTCGACGTCCCCGGGCGGAGTCCAGTCCACCCACCGCCCGCCCATCTGGCTGCTCGGCTCCTCCGGCTTCAGCGCCCGCCTGGCCGGTGTACTGGGCCTCCCCTTCGCCTTCGCGCACCACTTCTCCGCGCAGAACACCGTCCCGGCCCTGGACCTCTACCGCGAGTCCTTCCAGCCTTCGGACGTCCTGGACGCCCCCTACGCCTTGATCGGCGTCTCGGCTCTCGCCACCGACGACGAGAACGAGGCCCGCCGTCAGGTACTGGCGATGGGCCTCAACATGGCCCGCCTGCGCTCGGGCCGCCCCGGCCTGTTCCCTGCCCCGGAGGAGGCGGAGGCGTACGAATTCAGCCCGATGGAAAGGGAGTTCGTCAGTTCCTGGATGACGAACATCGTCCACGGCACGGCGGACGAGGTCCGCACCGGCCTGGACGACCTCCAAAAGCGCACGGGAGCCGACGAGTTGATGCTCGTCTCCCACGCCCACCGAGGCGAGCTGCGTCTGCGCTCGTACGAACTCATAGCGGACGCCTACGGATTGCCCACAAACTGA
- a CDS encoding carbohydrate ABC transporter permease has translation MTTTLTPPDAKPTEKAKRPRLPKSARAGGQLHGGPIAYAILIIFTIVSLLPLVWTAVAASRDNNRLAQTPPPFWFGGGLFDKLEIAWTDANLGEAFFNTTIVAGVSSLTIVFLSTIAGFAFAKLRFRGRGALMLIVIGTMMVPPQLSVIPLYMMVAKLDWTDQLQAVILPSLVSAFGVFFMRQYLTQALPDEIIEAARVDGASSWRVVWHVVFPAARPAMAVLGMLTFVQTWNDFMWPFLVLTQTGNPTVQVAVAALGRGYTPDQSLIMAGALLGTLPLLIVFAIFGKQIVGGIMQGAVKG, from the coding sequence GTGACGACGACATTGACACCCCCCGACGCCAAGCCGACCGAGAAGGCCAAGCGTCCCCGCCTGCCGAAGTCCGCGCGGGCCGGCGGGCAACTGCACGGCGGTCCGATCGCGTACGCGATCCTGATCATCTTCACGATCGTCTCGCTGCTCCCGCTGGTGTGGACGGCGGTCGCCGCCTCGCGCGACAACAACCGGCTGGCGCAGACCCCGCCGCCGTTCTGGTTCGGCGGCGGTCTCTTCGACAAGCTCGAAATCGCCTGGACGGACGCCAACCTGGGCGAGGCTTTCTTCAACACCACGATCGTGGCGGGCGTTTCGTCGCTGACCATCGTCTTCCTGTCGACGATCGCCGGTTTCGCCTTCGCCAAGCTGCGGTTCCGGGGCCGGGGCGCCCTGATGCTGATCGTGATCGGCACGATGATGGTGCCGCCGCAGCTGAGTGTGATCCCGCTGTACATGATGGTCGCCAAGCTGGACTGGACCGACCAGTTGCAGGCGGTCATCCTCCCCTCGCTGGTGAGCGCGTTCGGCGTGTTCTTCATGCGGCAGTACCTGACCCAGGCACTGCCGGACGAGATCATCGAGGCCGCCCGGGTCGACGGTGCGAGCAGTTGGCGTGTGGTGTGGCACGTGGTGTTCCCGGCCGCGCGGCCTGCGATGGCCGTGCTCGGCATGCTGACGTTCGTGCAGACCTGGAACGACTTCATGTGGCCGTTCCTGGTGCTGACCCAGACCGGCAACCCGACCGTGCAGGTCGCGGTGGCCGCCCTCGGTCGCGGCTACACCCCCGACCAGTCCCTGATCATGGCGGGCGCGCTGCTCGGCACGCTGCCGCTGCTGATCGTCTTCGCGATCTTCGGCAAGCAGATCGTGGGCGGGATCATGCAGGGCGCCGTGAAGGGCTGA
- a CDS encoding M6 family metalloprotease domain-containing protein, with the protein MPRQLPLKGLTRDALAGFKGLACAGAHPRLRSTAAVLTTMTALAATSLIAGPSVAEPFSAQPCALQRTDAHHSEGLDTWNAAYPRPSRALDAVMVFLSFPDARPRSTPAALAADHFPATSDFYARASYGKFTLRPHPLRNWLRMPRPSTAYAIQRDWSAAHRAAYLRDALAAADRDVDFSRYDVVYFVADPDAPGVDSDATKVVNLDVPLRADGTDIRRVVTVFENHPPDRLVLAHETGHVFDLPDLYHRPVDGKGDWDTYVGDWDLMGSQFGLAPDLFAWHKWKLGWLEPRQVVCVRGGGSTRLTLESLGAHPAATVYARAGAGAGAGADGGGGTGAGAPVFGQGDGVKLAVVRTGVDRALAFEARGATGNDSATCRQGVLVYRVRGGAQSGGGPVEVVDAHPRTEACWEDSVYPPLADAPIALGESFTVPGENVRVEVESRTPSGAWTVQITEAG; encoded by the coding sequence GTGCCGCGTCAGCTCCCCCTCAAGGGGCTCACCCGTGATGCCCTGGCGGGATTCAAGGGGCTCGCGTGCGCCGGAGCGCACCCCCGCTTGCGCAGCACGGCTGCCGTTCTCACCACCATGACTGCCCTCGCCGCCACCTCTCTCATCGCGGGACCCTCGGTCGCCGAACCCTTCTCGGCGCAGCCCTGCGCTCTTCAGCGCACCGACGCCCACCACTCGGAGGGCCTGGACACCTGGAACGCCGCCTATCCGCGACCGTCCCGCGCCCTTGACGCCGTGATGGTGTTCCTGTCCTTCCCGGACGCGCGCCCGCGGAGCACCCCCGCCGCACTCGCCGCCGACCACTTCCCGGCCACCAGCGACTTCTACGCCCGTGCTTCGTACGGCAAGTTCACGCTGCGCCCGCACCCGCTCCGGAACTGGCTCCGGATGCCGCGGCCGTCCACCGCGTACGCCATACAGCGGGACTGGAGTGCAGCCCACCGCGCCGCCTACCTGAGGGACGCGCTCGCCGCCGCCGACCGCGACGTCGACTTCTCGCGCTACGACGTCGTCTACTTCGTGGCCGACCCGGACGCTCCCGGCGTCGACTCCGACGCGACGAAGGTCGTCAACCTGGACGTCCCGCTGCGCGCCGACGGCACGGACATCCGCCGGGTCGTCACCGTCTTCGAGAATCACCCTCCGGACCGGCTCGTCCTCGCCCACGAGACGGGCCACGTCTTCGACCTGCCGGACCTCTACCACCGGCCGGTCGACGGAAAGGGCGACTGGGACACGTACGTCGGCGACTGGGACCTGATGGGCAGCCAGTTCGGTCTGGCGCCGGACCTGTTCGCCTGGCACAAGTGGAAACTCGGGTGGCTGGAACCGCGCCAAGTGGTGTGCGTACGCGGGGGAGGATCGACCCGGCTGACTCTGGAATCGCTGGGGGCACATCCGGCTGCGACCGTATACGCACGTGCGGGTGCGGGTGCGGGTGCGGGTGCGGATGGCGGTGGGGGTACGGGAGCCGGTGCGCCGGTCTTCGGGCAGGGCGACGGGGTGAAGCTGGCCGTGGTGCGCACCGGGGTCGACCGGGCGCTCGCCTTCGAGGCACGGGGGGCGACAGGCAACGACAGCGCGACCTGCAGACAGGGCGTGCTCGTCTACCGGGTGCGCGGCGGGGCCCAGTCGGGCGGTGGCCCGGTCGAGGTGGTCGACGCCCATCCGCGTACCGAGGCCTGCTGGGAGGACTCCGTCTACCCGCCCCTCGCGGACGCGCCCATCGCCCTCGGGGAGAGCTTCACGGTGCCCGGCGAGAACGTCCGCGTCGAGGTGGAGAGCCGTACGCCCTCGGGGGCGTGGACGGTGCAGATCACGGAAGCCGGCTAA
- a CDS encoding histidine phosphatase family protein, translating into MSSRILLARHGQTEWSLSGKHTGRTDIPLLEEGRRGAKLLGERLHRAPFEGLAGVEVRTSPLARARETCEIAGFGERAAEWDTLMEWDYGAYEGMTPAEIQAVRPGWLIWRDGVPGGESLEAVTARADEVVAWARSEDRDVLVFAHGHILRSIGARWLGLPLEFAARIRLNPTSLSILGWAYGEPAIESWNDLGHLAG; encoded by the coding sequence ATGTCATCGCGCATCCTGCTGGCCCGGCACGGACAGACGGAGTGGTCGCTGTCCGGCAAGCACACCGGCAGGACCGACATCCCCCTCCTGGAGGAGGGCCGGCGCGGTGCCAAGCTGCTCGGCGAACGACTGCACCGGGCGCCCTTCGAGGGGCTTGCGGGCGTCGAGGTGCGCACGAGCCCGCTGGCACGCGCGCGTGAGACGTGCGAGATCGCCGGGTTCGGTGAGCGCGCGGCCGAGTGGGACACGCTGATGGAGTGGGACTACGGGGCGTACGAGGGCATGACTCCCGCGGAGATCCAGGCCGTGCGGCCGGGGTGGCTGATCTGGCGGGACGGGGTCCCAGGGGGCGAGAGCCTGGAGGCGGTCACCGCGCGCGCGGACGAGGTGGTCGCGTGGGCGCGGTCGGAGGATCGTGACGTGCTGGTGTTCGCGCACGGCCACATCCTGCGGTCGATCGGCGCGCGCTGGCTGGGGCTGCCGCTCGAGTTCGCGGCACGGATCCGACTGAATCCGACGTCGCTGTCGATACTGGGCTGGGCCTACGGGGAACCGGCGATCGAGAGCTGGAACGACTTGGGGCACCTGGCCGGGTAG
- a CDS encoding putative bifunctional diguanylate cyclase/phosphodiesterase, with translation MSGTSQGPAPAVDLVRPAVTESNSDVSSASSTPSMPSTPSVSATSAASAASAASAARSASSTPSSHAAAGTAMMRAAFAAAPLAMAVVDREGLVVAANESLGALLGIDPEVAAGKVAADLVDLPSDTRAWHAYREVLRGRQARLRCTRRLKHPEGHSLWAQVTVTPLAADTSEAGEEGATAEGAQAVRGYGSQGVLLSVADISSRRELQARLRHLQMHDPVTRLPNRTLFFERLSAALEAESYEQSGTGRIGLCYLDLDGFKAVNDTLGHRVGDRLLAAVAERLTRCAEEAGLARRNPGAVAPLVARLGGDEFALLIEDSTGTDQLADLAESVLKSLQLPFDLAGQRVSVSASIGVVERHAAGTTPTGLMQAADTTLYWAKADGKSRWTLFDPERNAHRMTRQALSSTLRPAIERGEFALDYQPLVGMEDGQVHGVEALVRWHHPQFGTLTPNRFIGLAEEDGSIVQLGRWVLATACRQARRWQLERPDEPPIFVSVNVAVRQVWDSDLVADVAEILAETGLPARLLQLELTESAVMGSAGRPLQALQALSDMGVGIAIDDFGTGYSNLAYLSRLPVSVLKLDGSFVRGFQYEGEGVAPNPADEIVVEAMIQLAHRLGLTVTAECVETAAQAGRLRRIGCDTGQGWLYSRPVGADRISVLMEGKACRRG, from the coding sequence GTGAGCGGAACGTCCCAAGGGCCGGCGCCCGCGGTAGATCTCGTCCGGCCGGCCGTCACAGAGAGTAACTCCGACGTGTCTTCCGCGTCGTCCACGCCATCCATGCCTTCCACGCCATCCGTCTCGGCGACGTCGGCCGCGTCGGCTGCGTCGGCTGCGTCGGCTGCGCGTTCCGCCTCGTCGACGCCCTCTTCCCACGCGGCTGCCGGTACAGCCATGATGCGGGCCGCGTTCGCGGCGGCGCCGCTGGCGATGGCCGTGGTGGACCGTGAGGGCCTGGTCGTCGCGGCGAACGAGTCCCTGGGTGCGCTGCTGGGCATCGACCCGGAAGTGGCGGCCGGGAAGGTGGCCGCCGATCTGGTGGACCTGCCGTCCGACACGCGCGCTTGGCACGCGTACCGCGAGGTGCTGCGCGGCCGGCAGGCACGGCTGCGCTGCACACGACGTCTCAAACACCCGGAGGGGCACTCCCTCTGGGCCCAGGTAACGGTCACCCCGCTGGCGGCGGACACCTCGGAGGCAGGGGAGGAAGGGGCAACTGCGGAGGGGGCGCAGGCAGTTCGGGGATACGGGAGCCAGGGCGTCCTGCTGTCCGTGGCCGACATCAGCTCACGCCGTGAACTGCAGGCGCGGCTGCGGCACTTGCAGATGCACGATCCGGTGACCCGGCTGCCCAACCGGACGCTGTTCTTCGAGCGACTGTCGGCGGCGCTGGAGGCGGAGTCGTACGAGCAGAGCGGGACGGGCCGGATCGGCCTGTGCTACCTGGACCTCGACGGCTTCAAGGCCGTCAACGACACCCTCGGCCACCGCGTCGGCGATCGACTGCTCGCCGCCGTGGCCGAACGTCTCACGCGGTGCGCGGAGGAGGCGGGCCTGGCCCGGCGGAACCCGGGCGCTGTCGCCCCGCTGGTGGCGAGACTGGGCGGCGACGAGTTCGCGCTGCTGATCGAGGACTCGACGGGCACCGACCAACTGGCGGACCTGGCCGAGTCGGTGCTGAAGTCCCTCCAGCTTCCCTTCGACCTCGCCGGTCAGCGGGTGTCGGTCTCCGCGTCCATCGGCGTCGTGGAACGGCATGCGGCGGGCACGACCCCCACCGGTCTGATGCAGGCCGCGGACACGACGCTGTACTGGGCGAAGGCCGACGGCAAGTCCCGCTGGACACTCTTCGACCCCGAGCGCAACGCCCACCGCATGACCCGCCAGGCCCTGTCCTCCACCCTCCGGCCGGCCATCGAGCGGGGCGAATTCGCCCTGGACTACCAGCCGTTGGTGGGCATGGAGGACGGCCAGGTGCACGGCGTGGAGGCGCTGGTGCGCTGGCACCACCCCCAGTTCGGCACACTGACGCCGAATCGGTTCATCGGACTGGCCGAGGAGGACGGCTCGATCGTGCAGCTGGGGCGCTGGGTCCTCGCCACAGCCTGCCGACAGGCCCGCCGCTGGCAGCTCGAACGCCCGGACGAGCCGCCGATCTTCGTGAGCGTCAACGTGGCCGTGCGCCAGGTCTGGGACTCGGACCTGGTGGCGGACGTCGCGGAGATCCTCGCGGAGACCGGACTGCCGGCCCGTCTGTTGCAGCTGGAACTGACGGAATCCGCGGTCATGGGCTCCGCCGGCCGGCCCCTCCAGGCACTCCAGGCCCTCAGCGACATGGGCGTGGGCATCGCGATCGACGACTTCGGCACGGGGTACTCGAACCTCGCCTACCTCAGCCGGCTGCCGGTGTCAGTACTGAAACTGGACGGTTCTTTCGTCCGTGGGTTCCAGTACGAGGGTGAGGGCGTCGCGCCGAACCCGGCCGACGAGATCGTCGTCGAGGCGATGATCCAGCTCGCGCACCGGCTGGGTCTGACGGTCACCGCCGAGTGCGTGGAGACGGCCGCCCAGGCCGGCCGCCTGCGCCGCATCGGGTGCGACACGGGGCAGGGGTGGCTTTATTCGCGGCCGGTGGGGGCGGATCGGATCTCTGTGCTGATGGAGGGGAAGGCTTGCCGGCGGGGGTGA
- a CDS encoding spermidine synthase, whose product MGKSRNARRGQSAAEAVVETVDGGLAELIPDRDRARAWTLLIDGAPQSHVDLDDPAYLSFEYQRRLGHVIDLVAPPGKPVQVVHLGGGALTLARYVAATRPRSTQQAVERDAALVQLVRRELPLDPGARIRVRSTDAREGLAKIPDGWADLVIADVFSGARTPAHLTSVEFLTDVRRVVNDAGCYAANLADGPPLAHLRGQIATAGAVFPELALIADPTVLRGKRFGNAVLVGSAHPLPIAELTRRTASDPHPARLEHGRALTDFTGGAVPVTDAAAIASPAPPPSVFR is encoded by the coding sequence ATGGGAAAGTCCAGAAACGCGCGGCGCGGACAGTCGGCCGCCGAGGCCGTCGTCGAGACGGTCGACGGCGGGCTCGCCGAGCTGATCCCCGACCGGGACCGGGCGCGCGCCTGGACACTGCTCATCGACGGCGCCCCACAGTCCCACGTCGACCTCGACGACCCGGCTTACCTCTCCTTCGAGTACCAGCGCCGCCTCGGTCATGTGATCGACCTCGTCGCCCCGCCCGGCAAGCCTGTGCAGGTCGTGCACCTCGGCGGCGGCGCCCTCACCCTCGCCCGGTACGTCGCCGCGACCCGCCCCCGATCCACCCAGCAGGCCGTCGAGCGGGACGCGGCCCTCGTCCAACTGGTCCGCCGCGAGCTGCCGTTGGATCCGGGCGCCCGTATCCGGGTGCGCTCCACCGACGCCCGCGAAGGACTCGCGAAGATCCCCGACGGCTGGGCCGACCTCGTCATCGCCGACGTGTTCAGCGGGGCGCGCACCCCGGCCCATCTGACGTCGGTCGAGTTCCTGACGGACGTACGCAGGGTCGTGAACGACGCCGGCTGTTACGCCGCCAACCTTGCCGACGGGCCGCCGCTCGCCCATCTGCGGGGCCAGATCGCCACCGCAGGAGCCGTCTTCCCCGAGCTGGCCCTGATCGCCGACCCCACAGTGCTGCGGGGGAAACGGTTCGGCAACGCGGTGCTCGTCGGCTCCGCGCACCCGCTGCCCATCGCCGAACTGACTCGCCGCACTGCCTCCGACCCGCACCCCGCCCGCCTCGAACACGGCCGCGCCCTCACCGACTTCACCGGCGGAGCCGTACCGGTCACGGACGCGGCGGCGATCGCCTCACCGGCACCGCCGCCGTCGGTCTTCCGCTGA
- a CDS encoding AAA domain-containing protein — translation MNPAHPPQAAFDPGAAAGRATDAILHDTLHGTHRGVVVDSPPGAGKSTLVVRAALELAEAGRPLMVIAQTNAQVDDLVVRLAEKNPELPVGRLHSSDSDPYDKSLDDLPNVRKSAKAAELAGLDVVISTAAKWAHVKVDEPWRHAIVDEAYQMRSDALLAVAGLFERALFVGDPGQLDPFSIVGAEQWAGLSYDPSASAVTTLLAHNPELPQHRLPVSWRLPASAAPLVSAAFYPYTPFRSGTSHGDRRLAFAVPSDGSGPDRVLDEAAESGWGLLELPARHTPRTDPEAVRAVAMVVRRMLDRGGAATSERGPEPTPLTADRIAVGTAHRDQAAAVRAALAELGVADVTVDTANRLQGREFDVTVVLHPLSGRPDATAFHLETGRLCVLASRHRHACVVVCRAGVTELLDDHPSTEPVQLGVTVKFPDGWEANHAVLSHLAEHRVAWRP, via the coding sequence GTGAACCCCGCTCACCCCCCGCAGGCCGCCTTCGATCCCGGCGCCGCCGCCGGCCGGGCCACCGACGCGATCCTCCATGACACGCTGCACGGCACCCACCGTGGAGTCGTCGTCGACTCGCCGCCCGGGGCCGGGAAGTCCACGCTCGTGGTCCGGGCCGCGCTCGAACTGGCCGAGGCCGGGCGCCCGTTGATGGTCATCGCGCAGACGAACGCCCAGGTCGACGACCTCGTCGTCCGCCTCGCCGAGAAGAACCCCGAGCTGCCGGTGGGCCGCCTGCACAGCAGCGACTCCGACCCGTACGACAAGTCGCTGGACGACCTGCCGAACGTACGGAAGTCCGCCAAGGCCGCCGAACTCGCGGGCCTGGACGTGGTTATCTCCACGGCCGCCAAGTGGGCCCACGTCAAGGTCGACGAGCCGTGGCGGCACGCGATCGTGGACGAGGCGTACCAGATGCGCTCGGACGCGCTGCTCGCCGTTGCCGGACTGTTCGAGCGGGCCCTGTTCGTGGGCGACCCGGGCCAGTTGGACCCCTTCTCGATCGTCGGCGCGGAGCAGTGGGCGGGCCTGTCGTACGATCCCTCGGCCTCGGCGGTCACCACCCTCCTGGCCCACAACCCCGAGCTGCCCCAGCACCGCCTGCCGGTGTCCTGGCGGCTCCCGGCCTCGGCCGCGCCCCTCGTCTCGGCCGCCTTCTACCCGTACACCCCGTTCCGCAGCGGCACCAGCCACGGCGACCGGCGGCTCGCCTTCGCGGTCCCGTCGGACGGCTCGGGCCCGGACCGGGTGCTCGACGAGGCCGCCGAATCGGGCTGGGGCCTGCTGGAACTCCCCGCCCGGCACACCCCTCGTACGGACCCCGAGGCGGTACGCGCGGTCGCCATGGTCGTACGCCGCATGCTGGACCGGGGCGGCGCGGCCACCTCGGAGCGCGGGCCCGAGCCGACGCCTCTCACGGCCGACCGGATCGCGGTCGGCACCGCACACCGGGACCAGGCGGCGGCGGTCCGGGCGGCGCTCGCCGAGCTGGGGGTGGCGGACGTCACCGTAGACACGGCGAACCGCCTCCAGGGGCGGGAGTTCGACGTGACGGTGGTCCTGCACCCTCTCTCGGGCCGCCCCGACGCCACCGCCTTCCACCTGGAGACGGGCCGCCTCTGTGTCCTGGCCTCCAGACACCGGCACGCGTGCGTGGTGGTGTGCCGGGCGGGGGTGACCGAACTCCTGGACGATCATCCGTCGACGGAGCCGGTGCAGCTGGGGGTGACGGTGAAGTTCCCGGACGGCTGGGAGGCGAACCATGCGGTGCTGTCACATCTGGCGGAGCACCGGGTCGCCTGGCGGCCCTGA
- a CDS encoding GH1 family beta-glucosidase produces the protein MPEPVTPVTFPPAFLWGAATSAYQIEGAVREDGRTPSIWDTFSHTPGKTAGGEHGDIAVDHYHRYRDDVQMMADLGLTAYRFSVSWSRVQPTGRGPAVQRGLDFYRRLVDELLEHNIKPSLTLYHWDLPQELEDAGGWPERETALRFAEYAQIMGEALGDRVEQWTTLNEPWCSAFLGYASGVHAPGRTEPLASLRAAHHLNLAHGLGTSALRAAMPARNTVSVSLNSSVVRPLSQTPEDLVAVRKIDDLANGVFHGPMLHGAYPETLFAATSSITDWSYVLDGDLPLINQPLDALGLNYYTPALVSAAEEKPSGPRADGHGASDFSPWPGADEVLFHQSPGERTEMGWSIDPTGLHDLIMRYTKEAPGLPIYITENGAAYDDKPESDGRVHDPERIAYLHGHLRAVRRAIAEGADVRGYYLWSLMDNFEWAYGYGKRFGAVYVDYATLARTPKSSALWYGRAARSGTLPPANAE, from the coding sequence ATGCCTGAACCCGTTACCCCGGTGACCTTTCCTCCCGCCTTCCTCTGGGGCGCAGCGACCTCCGCGTACCAGATCGAGGGGGCGGTGCGGGAGGACGGCCGCACCCCCTCGATCTGGGACACGTTCAGCCATACGCCGGGCAAAACGGCGGGCGGCGAGCACGGTGACATCGCTGTCGACCACTACCACCGCTACCGCGACGACGTGCAGATGATGGCCGACCTGGGCCTCACCGCGTACCGCTTCTCCGTCTCCTGGTCGCGGGTGCAGCCGACCGGCCGAGGGCCCGCGGTCCAGCGCGGGCTGGACTTCTACCGGCGGCTCGTCGACGAGCTGCTCGAACACAACATCAAGCCCTCGCTCACCCTCTACCACTGGGACCTCCCGCAGGAGCTGGAGGACGCGGGCGGCTGGCCGGAGCGGGAGACCGCGCTGCGTTTCGCCGAGTACGCCCAGATCATGGGCGAGGCGCTGGGCGACCGCGTCGAGCAGTGGACCACGCTCAACGAGCCCTGGTGCAGCGCGTTCCTCGGTTACGCCTCGGGTGTGCACGCCCCCGGCCGGACCGAACCGCTGGCCTCCCTCCGGGCGGCGCATCACCTCAACCTGGCGCACGGGCTGGGCACTTCGGCCCTGCGTGCGGCGATGCCGGCCCGCAACACCGTCTCGGTGAGCCTCAACTCCTCGGTGGTCAGGCCACTTTCGCAGACCCCCGAGGACCTGGTCGCGGTCCGGAAGATCGACGACCTGGCCAACGGCGTCTTCCACGGCCCGATGCTGCACGGCGCCTACCCGGAGACCCTGTTCGCCGCCACCTCGTCGATCACTGACTGGTCGTACGTCCTGGACGGCGACCTCCCGCTGATCAACCAGCCGTTGGACGCGCTGGGCCTCAACTACTACACCCCGGCGCTGGTGTCGGCGGCCGAGGAGAAGCCGAGCGGTCCGCGCGCCGACGGTCACGGGGCGAGCGACTTCTCGCCGTGGCCGGGGGCGGACGAGGTCCTCTTCCACCAGTCGCCGGGCGAGCGCACGGAGATGGGCTGGTCGATCGACCCGACGGGCCTGCACGACCTGATCATGCGGTACACGAAGGAGGCTCCGGGCCTGCCGATCTACATCACCGAGAACGGCGCCGCCTACGACGACAAGCCCGAGTCCGACGGCCGCGTCCACGACCCCGAGCGGATCGCCTACCTCCACGGCCATCTGCGGGCGGTCCGGCGCGCGATCGCCGAGGGCGCGGACGTTCGCGGCTACTACCTGTGGTCCCTGATGGACAACTTCGAGTGGGCATACGGCTACGGCAAGCGCTTCGGCGCGGTGTACGTCGACTACGCGACCCTGGCCCGCACCCCGAAGTCGAGCGCCCTCTGGTACGGCCGCGCGGCCCGCAGCGGCACCCTGCCGCCGGCGAACGCCGAGTGA
- a CDS encoding phosphatase PAP2 family protein, whose protein sequence is MPATDTARPETASPTRLRWWTELPLILLVYACYSAGRLLVRGDESTAVEHGLAILRFEKSWWLNAEHPLNRLFTREPWIGIPADFWYASLHYLVTPAILIWLFRSRAVRYRAARTWLMTSTFIGLIGFTLLPTCPPRLLEAGHGFVDTMAQYSSYGWWGGQASAPRGLGGMTNQYAAMPSLHVGWALWCGVMLWRYGGTRTTKVLAVVYPLITTIVVMGTANHYFLDAAAGAAVMGLGLLLAPLVIRNADRARVWITARVAPVATRSRGAEAPIVSGGCQTSPRERIPRQRESVFGPVPGPEAKPGAASADAGDGAAAAAR, encoded by the coding sequence ATGCCGGCGACCGATACTGCACGGCCCGAGACGGCCTCGCCCACCCGCCTCCGCTGGTGGACCGAGCTGCCACTGATCCTGCTGGTCTACGCGTGCTATTCGGCCGGACGCCTGCTGGTGCGGGGCGACGAGTCGACCGCCGTCGAGCACGGCCTGGCGATCCTCAGGTTCGAGAAGTCCTGGTGGTTGAACGCCGAGCACCCGCTCAACCGCCTGTTCACCCGCGAACCCTGGATCGGCATACCGGCCGACTTCTGGTACGCGTCGCTGCACTACCTCGTCACCCCCGCCATCCTGATCTGGCTCTTCCGGTCCCGTGCCGTCCGCTACCGGGCGGCCCGCACCTGGCTGATGACCTCGACCTTCATCGGCCTCATCGGCTTCACCCTGCTGCCCACCTGCCCGCCCCGCCTCCTGGAGGCCGGCCACGGCTTCGTGGACACGATGGCCCAGTACAGCTCGTACGGCTGGTGGGGCGGCCAGGCCAGCGCCCCGCGAGGGCTCGGCGGCATGACGAACCAGTACGCGGCGATGCCGAGCCTGCACGTCGGCTGGGCCCTGTGGTGCGGAGTGATGCTGTGGCGGTACGGCGGTACGCGCACCACCAAGGTCCTGGCCGTCGTCTACCCGTTGATCACGACGATCGTCGTGATGGGCACCGCGAACCACTACTTCCTCGACGCGGCCGCGGGCGCCGCAGTGATGGGCCTCGGGCTGCTGCTGGCACCGCTCGTCATACGGAACGCGGACCGGGCGAGGGTGTGGATCACGGCCCGCGTCGCACCCGTCGCAACGCGCTCTCGCGGCGCAGAGGCCCCAATTGTCAGTGGTGGATGCCAGACTTCCCCGCGTGAGCGAATTCCAAGGCAGCGCGAGTCCGTCTTCGGGCCAGTTCCCGGGCCAGAAGCCAAGCCGGGTGCCGCTTCCGCGGACGCGGGGGACGGCGCTGCGGCAGCGGCTCGCTGA